Proteins found in one Sorghum bicolor cultivar BTx623 chromosome 1, Sorghum_bicolor_NCBIv3, whole genome shotgun sequence genomic segment:
- the LOC8059248 gene encoding protein EXPORTIN 1A isoform X2 produces MAEKLRDLSQPIDVTLLDATVAAFYGTGSKEERSAADQILRDLQNNPDMWLQVVHILQNSQNLNTKFFALQVLESVIKYRWNALPVEQRDGIKNYISDVIVQLSSNEVTFRQERLYVNKLNIILVQVLKHEWPSRWSSFIPDLVAAAKSSETICENCMAILKLLSEEIFDFSRGEMTQQKIKELKSSLNSEFRLIHELCLYVLSATQRPELIRATLATLHAFLSWIPVGFIFESPLLETLLKFFPMAAYRNLTLQCLTEVAALQFGDFYNVQYVKMYTFFMIQLQAILPPEKIPDAYANGSTEEQAFIQNLALFFTSFFKNHMRILEITQENAAALLMGLEYLIGISYVDDTEVFKVCLDYWNVFVLELFEAHNQMEPAATAQMVPGMVDGTGTAVQQRRQLYSGPLSKLRMLMICRMAKPEEVLIVEDENGNIVRETMKDNDVLVQYKIMRETLIYLSHLDHEDTEQQMLKKLSKQLNGEDWSWNNLNTLCWAIGSISGSMVEEQENRFLVMVIRDLLNLCEITKGKDNKAVIASNIMYVVGQYPRFLRAHWKFLKTVVNKLFEFMHEMHPGVQDMACDTFLKIVQKCKRKFVTQQVGENEPFVSELLSNLATTIADLEPHQIHTFYESVGHMIQAESDNTKRDEYLKRLMSLPNQKWAEIIGQASQSIDILKNQDVIRSVLNILQTNTSVASSLGPHFFPQISLIFLDMLTVYRMYSELVSSTIAEGGPFASRTSFVKLLRSVKRETLKLIETFVDKAEDLPHIGKQFVPPMMDPVLGDYARNVPDARESEVLSLFATIINKYKGEMLEDVPRIFEAVFQCTLEMITKNFEDYPEHRLKFFSLLRAIGTHCFQALIQLSSPQLKLVIDSINWAFRHTERNIAETGLSLLLEILKNFQASGFQNQFYKTYFLTIEQEIFAVLTDTFHKPGFKLHVLVLQHLFCVVDGLTEPLWDASSVPYQYTDNAMFVRDYTIKLLGTSFPNMTVTEVTKFVDGLLSSKHDLPSFKNHIRDFLVQSKEFSAQDNKDLYAEEAAAQRERERQRMLAIPGLIAPSELQDEMVDS; encoded by the exons ATGGCGGAGAAGCTCAGGGATCTGAGCCAGCCGATAGACGTGACGCTCCTCGACGCCACGGTCGCCGCCTTCTACGGCACCGGATCTAAGGAGGAG AGGAGCGCCGCTGATCAGATACTACGTGATCTACAAAATAACCCAGACATGTGGCTACAAGTTGTGCACATTCTGCAGAATTCCCAGAATCTCAACACCAAGTTCTTTGCACTGCAA gtacttgaaagtgtTATCAAGTACAGGTGGAATGCATTGCCTGTTGAACAACGTGATGGCATAAAGAATTACATATCCGATGTTATTGTGCAG CTTTCCAGCAATGAAGTTACCTTTCGTCAGGAGAGGCTTTACGTCAATAAACTCAATATTATTTTGGTGCAG GTCCTGAAACATGAGTGGCCTTCTAGATGGTCATCCTTCATACCTGATCTTGTTGCAGCTGCAAAGAGtagtgaaactatatgtgaaaaTTGCATGGCTATATTGAAG CTTCTAAGCGAAGAAATTTTTGACTTCTCAAGAGGTGAAATGACACAACAAAAGATCAAAGAACTGAAGTCTTCACTTAATAG TGAATTCCGGCTCATTCATGAGCTATGTTTGTATGTCCTATCTGCAACGCAAAGGCCAGAGCTCATCCGTGCTACATTGGCGACACTCCATGCTTTCTTATCATGGATCCCCGTTGGATTCATCTTCGAGTCACCATTG ctgGAGACATTACTGAAGTTCTTCCCTATGGCTGCTTATCGGAATCTTACACTTCAATGCCTGACAGAG GTCGCAGCTCTTCAATTTGGTGATTTTTATAATGTGCAGTATGTGAAGATGTATACATTTTTCATGATTCAGTTGCAG GCTATTCTCCCTCCTGAAAAAATCCCAGACGCATATGCTAATGGTTCCACTGAAGAGCAG GCGTTTATACAAAATCTCGCACTCTTCTTCACATCCTTCTTTAAG AATCACATGCGTATACTGGAAATAACTCAAGAAAATGCTGCTGCTTTGCTTATGGGTCTCGAGTACCTTATTGGAATTTCATATGTTGATGATACAGAGGTTTTTAAG GTCTGCTTGGATTACTGGAATGTGTTTGTCTTAGAGTTATTTGAAGCACACAACCAAATGGAACCTGCAGCAACT GCACAGATGGTTCCTGGAATGGTAGATGGGACCGGCACTGCTGTTCAACAGAGGAGACAGCTTTACTCTGGTCCACTCTCAAAACTACGGATGCTGATGATTTGTCGAATGGCAAAGCCTGAGGAAGTACTTATTGTTGAAGACGAAAATGGCAATATTGTACGTGAGACAATGAAGGACAACGATGTTCTTGTTCAGTACAAG ATCATGAGGGAAACATTGATCTATTTATCTCATCTTGATCATGAGGATACAGAGCAACAG ATGTTGAAGAAACTAAGCAAGCAATTAAATGGAGAAGACTGGAGTTGGAATAATCTTAATACTCTCtgttgggccattggatcaatatCAGGCTCTATGGTAGAGGAGCAG GAGAATAGATTTCTGGTTATGGTTATCCGTGATTTGCTAAACCTCTGTGAAATCACAAAGGGAAAAGACAATAAAGCTGTGATTGCAAGTAACATCAT GTATGTTGTTGGTCAGTATCCAAGATTTCTCAGAGCTCATTGGAAGTTTTTGAAAACCGTGGTCAACAAATTGTTTGAGTTCATGCATGAGATGCATCCTGGAGTTCAG GATATGGCATGTGATACCTTCTTGAAAATTGTTCAAAAATGCAAGCGCAAATTTGTGACGCAACAG GTGGGCGAGAATGAACCATTTGTTTCTGAACTTCTGTCCAACCTTGCTACAACAATTGCTGATCTTGAGCCACATCAGATTCACACGTTTTACGAATCA GTTGGCCATATGATTCAAGCTGAATCTGACAACACTAAGAGGGATGAATACCTCAAGAGATTGATGAGCCTTCCTAATCAG AAGTGGGCAGAAATAATTGGACAGGCAAGCCAAAGCATTGATATCCTGAAGAACCAAGATGTTATCAGATCAGTTCTCAACATCCTACAG ACAAACACAAGTGTTGCGAGTTCCCTTGGGCCACACTTCTTCCCACAGATTTCGCTAATTTTCTTGGACATGCTTACAGTCTACAG AATGTACAGCGAGCTTGTATCAAGCACGATTGCTGAAGGAGGACCCTTTGCCTCAAGGACATCATTTGTAAAACTCTTGAG atctgtcaagagggaAACCCTAAAGTTGATCGAGACTTTTGTGGATAAGGCAGAAGATTTACCACATATAGGAAAGCAGTTTGTTCCACCAATGATGGATCCCGTACTTGGTGATTATGCTAGAAATGTACCTGATGCAAGGGAGTCTGAAGTTCTGTCGTTGTTTGCAACAATCATTAACAA GTACAAAGGGgaaatgcttgaggatgtaccTCGTATATTTGAGGCTGTTTTCCAGTGCACTCTTGAG ATGATTACTAAGAACTTTGAAGATTATCCTGAGCACCGCCTCAAATTTTTTTCTTTGCTTCGCGCAATTGGTACTCATTGCTTCCAAGCATTAATCCAGCTTTCAAGTCCG CAATTGAAGCTCGTGATTGATTCGATTAATTGGGCATTCAGACATACAGAGAGAAATATTGCAGAGACTGGCCTTAGTCTATTgttggaaattttgaaaaattttcag GCTTCAGGATTCCAAAATCAATTCTACAAAACTTACTTTTTAACAATTGAGCAAGAGATTTTTGCAGTTCTCACAGACACATTCCACAAACCTGGTTTCAAGCTCCATGTTTTGGTGCTGCAACACTTATTTTGTGTG GTTGATGGTCTAACGGAGCCTCTATGGGATGCTTCTTCAGTACCATATCAATATACAGACAATGCCATGTTTGTTCGAGATTACACCATAAAACTCTTAG
- the LOC8059248 gene encoding protein EXPORTIN 1A isoform X1 yields MAEKLRDLSQPIDVTLLDATVAAFYGTGSKEERSAADQILRDLQNNPDMWLQVVHILQNSQNLNTKFFALQVLESVIKYRWNALPVEQRDGIKNYISDVIVQLSSNEVTFRQERLYVNKLNIILVQVLKHEWPSRWSSFIPDLVAAAKSSETICENCMAILKLLSEEIFDFSRGEMTQQKIKELKSSLNSEFRLIHELCLYVLSATQRPELIRATLATLHAFLSWIPVGFIFESPLLETLLKFFPMAAYRNLTLQCLTEVAALQFGDFYNVQYVKMYTFFMIQLQAILPPEKIPDAYANGSTEEQAFIQNLALFFTSFFKNHMRILEITQENAAALLMGLEYLIGISYVDDTEVFKVCLDYWNVFVLELFEAHNQMEPAATVSMMGLQAQMVPGMVDGTGTAVQQRRQLYSGPLSKLRMLMICRMAKPEEVLIVEDENGNIVRETMKDNDVLVQYKIMRETLIYLSHLDHEDTEQQMLKKLSKQLNGEDWSWNNLNTLCWAIGSISGSMVEEQENRFLVMVIRDLLNLCEITKGKDNKAVIASNIMYVVGQYPRFLRAHWKFLKTVVNKLFEFMHEMHPGVQDMACDTFLKIVQKCKRKFVTQQVGENEPFVSELLSNLATTIADLEPHQIHTFYESVGHMIQAESDNTKRDEYLKRLMSLPNQKWAEIIGQASQSIDILKNQDVIRSVLNILQTNTSVASSLGPHFFPQISLIFLDMLTVYRMYSELVSSTIAEGGPFASRTSFVKLLRSVKRETLKLIETFVDKAEDLPHIGKQFVPPMMDPVLGDYARNVPDARESEVLSLFATIINKYKGEMLEDVPRIFEAVFQCTLEMITKNFEDYPEHRLKFFSLLRAIGTHCFQALIQLSSPQLKLVIDSINWAFRHTERNIAETGLSLLLEILKNFQASGFQNQFYKTYFLTIEQEIFAVLTDTFHKPGFKLHVLVLQHLFCVVDGLTEPLWDASSVPYQYTDNAMFVRDYTIKLLGTSFPNMTVTEVTKFVDGLLSSKHDLPSFKNHIRDFLVQSKEFSAQDNKDLYAEEAAAQRERERQRMLAIPGLIAPSELQDEMVDS; encoded by the exons ATGGCGGAGAAGCTCAGGGATCTGAGCCAGCCGATAGACGTGACGCTCCTCGACGCCACGGTCGCCGCCTTCTACGGCACCGGATCTAAGGAGGAG AGGAGCGCCGCTGATCAGATACTACGTGATCTACAAAATAACCCAGACATGTGGCTACAAGTTGTGCACATTCTGCAGAATTCCCAGAATCTCAACACCAAGTTCTTTGCACTGCAA gtacttgaaagtgtTATCAAGTACAGGTGGAATGCATTGCCTGTTGAACAACGTGATGGCATAAAGAATTACATATCCGATGTTATTGTGCAG CTTTCCAGCAATGAAGTTACCTTTCGTCAGGAGAGGCTTTACGTCAATAAACTCAATATTATTTTGGTGCAG GTCCTGAAACATGAGTGGCCTTCTAGATGGTCATCCTTCATACCTGATCTTGTTGCAGCTGCAAAGAGtagtgaaactatatgtgaaaaTTGCATGGCTATATTGAAG CTTCTAAGCGAAGAAATTTTTGACTTCTCAAGAGGTGAAATGACACAACAAAAGATCAAAGAACTGAAGTCTTCACTTAATAG TGAATTCCGGCTCATTCATGAGCTATGTTTGTATGTCCTATCTGCAACGCAAAGGCCAGAGCTCATCCGTGCTACATTGGCGACACTCCATGCTTTCTTATCATGGATCCCCGTTGGATTCATCTTCGAGTCACCATTG ctgGAGACATTACTGAAGTTCTTCCCTATGGCTGCTTATCGGAATCTTACACTTCAATGCCTGACAGAG GTCGCAGCTCTTCAATTTGGTGATTTTTATAATGTGCAGTATGTGAAGATGTATACATTTTTCATGATTCAGTTGCAG GCTATTCTCCCTCCTGAAAAAATCCCAGACGCATATGCTAATGGTTCCACTGAAGAGCAG GCGTTTATACAAAATCTCGCACTCTTCTTCACATCCTTCTTTAAG AATCACATGCGTATACTGGAAATAACTCAAGAAAATGCTGCTGCTTTGCTTATGGGTCTCGAGTACCTTATTGGAATTTCATATGTTGATGATACAGAGGTTTTTAAG GTCTGCTTGGATTACTGGAATGTGTTTGTCTTAGAGTTATTTGAAGCACACAACCAAATGGAACCTGCAGCAACTGTAAGCATGATGGGGCTTCAG GCACAGATGGTTCCTGGAATGGTAGATGGGACCGGCACTGCTGTTCAACAGAGGAGACAGCTTTACTCTGGTCCACTCTCAAAACTACGGATGCTGATGATTTGTCGAATGGCAAAGCCTGAGGAAGTACTTATTGTTGAAGACGAAAATGGCAATATTGTACGTGAGACAATGAAGGACAACGATGTTCTTGTTCAGTACAAG ATCATGAGGGAAACATTGATCTATTTATCTCATCTTGATCATGAGGATACAGAGCAACAG ATGTTGAAGAAACTAAGCAAGCAATTAAATGGAGAAGACTGGAGTTGGAATAATCTTAATACTCTCtgttgggccattggatcaatatCAGGCTCTATGGTAGAGGAGCAG GAGAATAGATTTCTGGTTATGGTTATCCGTGATTTGCTAAACCTCTGTGAAATCACAAAGGGAAAAGACAATAAAGCTGTGATTGCAAGTAACATCAT GTATGTTGTTGGTCAGTATCCAAGATTTCTCAGAGCTCATTGGAAGTTTTTGAAAACCGTGGTCAACAAATTGTTTGAGTTCATGCATGAGATGCATCCTGGAGTTCAG GATATGGCATGTGATACCTTCTTGAAAATTGTTCAAAAATGCAAGCGCAAATTTGTGACGCAACAG GTGGGCGAGAATGAACCATTTGTTTCTGAACTTCTGTCCAACCTTGCTACAACAATTGCTGATCTTGAGCCACATCAGATTCACACGTTTTACGAATCA GTTGGCCATATGATTCAAGCTGAATCTGACAACACTAAGAGGGATGAATACCTCAAGAGATTGATGAGCCTTCCTAATCAG AAGTGGGCAGAAATAATTGGACAGGCAAGCCAAAGCATTGATATCCTGAAGAACCAAGATGTTATCAGATCAGTTCTCAACATCCTACAG ACAAACACAAGTGTTGCGAGTTCCCTTGGGCCACACTTCTTCCCACAGATTTCGCTAATTTTCTTGGACATGCTTACAGTCTACAG AATGTACAGCGAGCTTGTATCAAGCACGATTGCTGAAGGAGGACCCTTTGCCTCAAGGACATCATTTGTAAAACTCTTGAG atctgtcaagagggaAACCCTAAAGTTGATCGAGACTTTTGTGGATAAGGCAGAAGATTTACCACATATAGGAAAGCAGTTTGTTCCACCAATGATGGATCCCGTACTTGGTGATTATGCTAGAAATGTACCTGATGCAAGGGAGTCTGAAGTTCTGTCGTTGTTTGCAACAATCATTAACAA GTACAAAGGGgaaatgcttgaggatgtaccTCGTATATTTGAGGCTGTTTTCCAGTGCACTCTTGAG ATGATTACTAAGAACTTTGAAGATTATCCTGAGCACCGCCTCAAATTTTTTTCTTTGCTTCGCGCAATTGGTACTCATTGCTTCCAAGCATTAATCCAGCTTTCAAGTCCG CAATTGAAGCTCGTGATTGATTCGATTAATTGGGCATTCAGACATACAGAGAGAAATATTGCAGAGACTGGCCTTAGTCTATTgttggaaattttgaaaaattttcag GCTTCAGGATTCCAAAATCAATTCTACAAAACTTACTTTTTAACAATTGAGCAAGAGATTTTTGCAGTTCTCACAGACACATTCCACAAACCTGGTTTCAAGCTCCATGTTTTGGTGCTGCAACACTTATTTTGTGTG GTTGATGGTCTAACGGAGCCTCTATGGGATGCTTCTTCAGTACCATATCAATATACAGACAATGCCATGTTTGTTCGAGATTACACCATAAAACTCTTAG